From the Micromonospora sediminicola genome, one window contains:
- a CDS encoding SigE family RNA polymerase sigma factor, with product MDGSEEFDAFYTATARRVVHHVYALCGDLAEAQDVTQEAYARAWQRWSTVGAYEDPEGWVRMVAWRLTANRWRGLRRWFAARARLGGDAPVPGPGPDRVAVLAALRRLPDAQRLVVVLHHLHDLPVAEIARSTGMPVGTVKSHLSRARAALAVLLTDEKEEIDVGTHR from the coding sequence ATGGACGGGTCCGAGGAATTCGACGCCTTCTACACCGCGACCGCCCGGCGGGTCGTGCACCACGTCTACGCCCTCTGCGGTGACCTGGCCGAGGCCCAGGACGTGACGCAGGAGGCGTACGCGCGGGCCTGGCAGCGCTGGTCGACCGTCGGGGCGTACGAGGATCCGGAGGGCTGGGTGCGGATGGTGGCCTGGCGGCTGACCGCCAACCGCTGGCGTGGCCTGCGGCGCTGGTTCGCTGCCCGGGCCCGGTTGGGCGGGGACGCCCCGGTGCCCGGTCCGGGCCCGGACCGGGTCGCGGTGCTGGCGGCGCTGCGCCGGCTGCCGGACGCGCAGCGGCTGGTCGTCGTCCTGCACCACCTGCACGACCTGCCCGTGGCGGAGATCGCCCGGAGCACCGGCATGCCGGTGGGGACGGTCAAGTCGCACCTGTCCCGGGCGCGCGCCGCGCTCGCCGTTCTGCTCA